CGTCGAAGGACTTTCCAAAACCATCGATGGGAATAAAGTGTTGGATAACGTCAGCTTCAGGCTGGAACCCGGAGAAAAAGTGGCGTTTGTCGGTGATCAGGAAGTGGCAAAAACAACGTTATTCCAAATTCTTGCCGGCGAACTTGAACCGGATGAAGGCTATTATAAATGGGGCGTTACCACAAGCCAATCGTATTTTCCAAAGGATAATACAGCGTTTTTTGAAGGAACGAACAAAAACCTTGTTGATTGGCTGCGCCAATATGCCGATGATGAAAATGAAACGTATATTCGCAGTTTCTTAGGGCGAATGCTATTCAGCGGAGAAGAAGCACTGAAAAAAGCGTCTGTCCTTTCCGGTGGCGAAAAGGTTCGCTGCATGCTCTCTAAATTAATGCTTAGTGGTGCAAACGTGTTAATTTTAGATGAACCGACCAACCATTTGGACCTTGAATCCATTACCGCTTTAAATAATGCTTTGATTGACTTCGATGGTTCTGTGCTTTTTTCCTCCCACGACCATCAGTTTATCCAAACGATTGCCAATCGCATTATCGAGTTCACGCCAGAGAAAGTTATTGATAAAAAGCAAACGTATGAAGACTATTTGGCCGATATGAATTTAATCAATCAATAAAGGAAAACCCGAGGCATTACATCGAGCCTCGGGTTTTTCAATGTGGATAAAATCTTGTATATTTGGAACCCTAAGCCCAAAACTTTTGATGTCAATTCTAAAAGAGAGGGTTCATAAAGATGAAGATAAAGGCAGCCATCAGTCTCTCTTTTCTGATCATCCTGCTGGCGATGCCGACATTTGTTCAGAGTGCCGAGATGCAGTCCCCCGCGATTCAAAAACCAAAACCGTTTGTTGAAGATACCTTCGCGGGAGATGCACAAGCCTTAATTCTGACACTCAAAGCTGTCCAGAATTGGACCCATCAGTTTCTCGATATGGATGAAGGAGAAATCGACTCGGAAACCGGCGCCCACATGGTAGAGGAACTCCAAGATTTTTTTACCGAGGAAATGGCTCTAAACATTTATAACCAATTTCATCGGCCGCATTTAGCGAAATACGAGGAATTCGACGACTATATAGAGGTCGATTCATTAGTACACCGGGATATCGAGGAATCAAAGGTGGATTATAAAGGAGATGAAATCATCGTCCGCATGCAAACGTCCTCCGTTGAAGACGGAGCCGGAAACCGGGCACATTTTGAAGAAACGTTTACCTTTTCATATGATAAAGAACGTGAGGCTTACGTTATCGGAGGGATGGAGTCCGAGCAAGTATTATAATGCATGTGAGAATCGTTCACAAGGATCTCGAAAAAGAGCTGAGAACATTCATACGTTCTACCTCAAGGGCACGGAAAAGGCCGTATGAAGCCTTCATACGGCCTGGAATTAGGTGCATAACAGGGTTCTTGCTTATCTACAAATCCAGATGGAGATCGACCTATTCACTATCCGCTTTCGATTTATTTCTCCGTCACAGCTTCCGTAATGTGCACATCCCGCTTGGCCATCGCTTCAATGTAACTGTCCCCGGGGACGATTTGTTCAGGGGGGCAAACACCCCGCTTTTGGATTTCTCCGGACGCTACCATTTGCGCGACTACGGATATTGTGTTGGCCGTTGCCCTTGCCATTGCTGTTATATCGTTTTCCCGATCTTTCAACGCGATCATTTCATAAGTGTAGAGTGAGGGGTTCCCTGCCCGTAGCCCTTCGACCTTCACACGCAAGAGAACGGCATCATCTTTTTCTTTTAAATCAACGATGGGATCCAACGTTTTTAAAAACACTTCCCGGGGGTTAATGGATTGACCATTCACATCGACGGAGTAATTCTTGTCCGTTAAATTCAAATCCACAAGTAGTTTGAATTTTTCAGCATGGCCGGGGTAACGGATGGTTTTATATTCCAGCGTATTCACCTCCGGAAAAGAGCGGCTCAACGTCGATGTACCACCGGAAGTATGAAAGGCTTCCAATGGGCCGAAACGATCAAAATATATCTTTTCAATTTCAGTTAAAGAAGCGATGCATTCCTTACTCCCGTTACGAATAATCGAGGCAGGATCCGTGTAATGATCAAACAACCCTTCCATGGAAAACACATGATTATATTCTAAAGGAGGCTCCGGCCGCACGGGAATCCCCCCCACATATAACTTAATCGCTTGTGCACGGTCGAGTTTCCCCGCCCCATGTCCCGATAAAATATTGATCATGCCGGGAGCAACCCCAAGATCCGGAATGATCGTCACACCTATTCGTTTGGCATCTTTATCTTTTTTTAACACTTGATCGGTCACATTCCCAATATGCCCACCCAAATCCACACAATGGGCACCTGCTTCAATAGCGGCTTCAGCAACGACTTCATTAAAAGAGTAAAAAAGGGCATTGATCACCACGTCATAGTGGGCCATAAAAGTTGACAATTCCGTTGAATCACTTGCATCCACACGGTACCCGTTTACCACTCGGGTATTCAGTTGCCTGCATGCGAGTTCCACGCGATTAAGGTCGATATCGGCAAGGGCGACCGCTTCAACTCCGGAACTATGGACAAGGTCTCTCGCCACTTCTTTTCCCATTAAACCAGCACCGAGAACAGCTATTTTCAACGAAAATCCCTCCTCCGACACAAATTACAAAAGCAAGCAGCAGAGGCTGGAGACAGCCTCTTTTTTATTGAAGGTATGAGCAATCGCTAGCGTTTATAAGCCAAAATAAACGTAAAACGATTAATCAGCCATATGACAAGCCAAAACCCATCACTTCTATATTATGATCTAAATGCCTTACGCATGTCATCTATGGTTTTCCGATAGGCAACATACGGTTCATCGTCGCATTTCACATCAATCACGGTCGTTGTCTCAACATCCAACGCATCCATCAAAGCTATCCGGAACCCTTCCCCGGTTTCAACGTTACAGCCATTGGCGCCCATTGCCTCTGCCATCTTGGCAAAATCCACCTTTCCGAGATCGGTTCCAATGACTTTCTCCGGATAATGCATTTCTTGATGCATACGAATTGTTCCGTACATCTGATTATTAAACACGATACAAATGACCGGGACATTTGCTCGTATCGACGTTTCGATTTCCTGTATCGTCATCATGAATCCGCCGTCCCCGCATAAAGCAACGACAGGTCGTTCCGGCTCGAAAAGTTTTGCCCCTACCGCCGCAGGCAATCCATACCCCATTGCTCCATTCGCCGGTCCAATAAAAGAGTTGGAGCCTTTCAAGCGAAAAAGCCCGTTCACCCATGTAGCATAGTTTCCGGCGTCATTCGTTAAAAGCGCTTCCTCGGGCAAGCGGTTGTAGAGGGTTTCAACAACAGATGTATAAATGGAATCATCCCCCGGCTTTTCAACGATACGGTCAAAGGATTGTTTACATGTTTGCAACCAGTTTTCCCACGTTTGCTGAAGTGGAAGATCCGTAAACGCTTCCAAAGCCATTTTTAAGTCGGCGACAATCCCAAGATCCGGGGCATAAACCATCCCAATCGTATTTGGGTCAACATCCACATGGATGAGCGATTGTTCCCACTCAAGAAGCGTATAATTTTGGGAGGTCGCTTCCGACAGTCGCGTTCCCAAAGCGATGACGAGGTCCGCTTCCTGAAAATGTTTCACCAGTGAACGAGCAGCGCCTAATCCCATGTGCCCCACATAGTTCGGATGGTGATTATCAATGAGATCTTGTCTACGAAACCCTGCGATGACAGGAATGGCGTATTTTTCTGCAAAATGACGTAAAGCTTCCTCGGCACCGGATAATTGGACGCCTCCGCCCGCTATTACAATGGGACGTTTTGATTGTTGCAACAATTCTAGGAATTTCTTGGCTTCTTCTTGGGAAGGGGTCGGTCTAGGTTTATGTGCAGCAGGGCCAAAGGTCATTAACGCTTCATCTTTAAGCATATCTTCCGGCAATGAGACGAGCACAGGACCCGGACGCCCGGTTTGCGCGACACGAAACGCTTTTTGCACCAATTCAGGGACACGTTGGGCATCCGTGATTTCCGTTGTCCACTTTGCCATCTCATGGAAATTACTTCCGAAATCCACTTCCTGAAAGCCTTCTCTTCCCCGAAAATCTCTTTGTACCTGCCCCAGAAAAACGACAAGCGGCGTAGAATCTTGATAGGCTGTATGCATGGCGATGGAAGCGTTGGCTGCTCCAACACCTCGTGTTGCCATAACAACACCCGGTTTGCCGCTCGCTTTTGCATATCCCTCGCCCATAAAACCGGCACCGCCTTCATGGCGGTTCGCTATGAGCCGGATGGAAGTTTGGTGCTCCAAGGCGTCCAAAACAGCAAGAAAACTCTCCCCGGGCACGGTAAACACGTGCTCCACCCCTTCGATTTGCATACATTCAACGACGGCTTCTCCGCCTGTCATCGTTTTTTGATACCGTTTTGTCATGTCACATCATTCCCTTCCTGCATGGTTTCGTATTGACGATGCAAATCTAAGATAGCGGCGAGCAATGCGTTGGTCGCTTTCCCTTTATATTGACGGGCGATTAATGCTTCCGCTTCAGCCACATCCGTTTTCAAGCTGATGCCTTTTAAAAGATCATGGATGTATTGACGACCGTGATCGGTCGCCAACGTACAAGAAGCTTCCAAAATGACCCCATGTTTCCGGTCCACTTCCGCTGTGATTGTCAATGAATCAAAGACACTTTTTGCCGCCATCCCTTCCGGAAGTTTCGCGTGTCCGGCAATAAAACATGTATGTTCAGTAGCCATCGTAAGCATCCTCCTAAAAATTTGATTGCCTTGCGAGGGTTGCAAGCGTGCGCACCATTACCCCGGTGCCACCTTTAGGGCCTAATGGCGTCTCCCGTTCTACATATGCGGTACCCGCAACATCCAAATGAATCCACGGAGTCTCGTGAATAAAAGCACCAATAAAAAGACCTGCCGTAATGGTTCCTGCTTCACGTCCGGGGGAATTATTCAAATCGGCCACATCGCTCGAACGTACCATTTCTTCATAACGCGGATGGGTCGGAAACCGCCAAACCGCCTCCCCTATTTCTTCCGCACTCTTTTCAAACACTTCATATAGCGCGTCGTCATTGGAAAGCGCTCCGGTCATTACATCCCCCAACGCTACGACACATGCACCTGTAAGGGTCGAGATATCCACGATTTTATCCGCACCCAAATGTCTGGCATAAGCCACGCCGTCCGCCAGGATCAATCGCCCTTCCGCATCTGTATTGTTTACCTCGATTGTCTGGCCATCAAACGTCTGCAGTACATCTCCCGGTTTCATTGCAGAACCATTGATAAGGTTCTCTGTCGCGGGTATGATGGCCATCACATTTTTTCGCGGTTGCATGTGTCCGATTGCTTCAAAAGCACCGAGAACGGCTCCCGCTCCGCCCATATCCGATTTCATCGTTTTCATCCCATGACCGGGTTTAATGGAGTACCCCCCGGAATCAAACGTAATTCCTTTTCCTACGAGTGCCAACGGGTGCTCCCACGTTTCTTCTCCTTGATAACGCAAGATAATCATTTGCGCCGGTTGCTCCGAGCCGCGATTTACTGCGAGCAACGCGTGCATCCCCAAGGACCGCAATTCATTAATATCGAGAATTTCAGCCGATATCTTTTCATGCCGGTTAGCGATTGCCTCCGCTTCTTCTGCCAATGCAACAGGCGGCAAGTCATTGGCAGGGAGATTGACGAGCGTCCGTGCCAAATTCACTCCCTGGCCAAATGCCCGGCCCTGATGGATGCCCGCTCGCACTGCTTCCGACTCGCCACTTTGAACGTAAATCGTATACGTAAAATTCTGTTGTTCCTCTTTTTTTGTTTTATAGATATCAAAACGATACGGTGCTGTTAATACCGCGTCCGACAATGCCTGCGTGACAACTTCATCTCCGAAACTGTCCGCTTTATCGCGAAAGGTATCAAGTAGAACGCCGACCCTCGCTGCTTTATGCTCATGAACGGCTTTCACCGCGGTACCGAACGCTTCCTTCAGGCCAGCCAATGTGAGGCTGCTGCGAAGGCCTAGACCAACGAAAATCAACTGTTGA
The Salicibibacter kimchii DNA segment above includes these coding regions:
- a CDS encoding saccharopine dehydrogenase family protein; translation: MKIAVLGAGLMGKEVARDLVHSSGVEAVALADIDLNRVELACRQLNTRVVNGYRVDASDSTELSTFMAHYDVVINALFYSFNEVVAEAAIEAGAHCVDLGGHIGNVTDQVLKKDKDAKRIGVTIIPDLGVAPGMINILSGHGAGKLDRAQAIKLYVGGIPVRPEPPLEYNHVFSMEGLFDHYTDPASIIRNGSKECIASLTEIEKIYFDRFGPLEAFHTSGGTSTLSRSFPEVNTLEYKTIRYPGHAEKFKLLVDLNLTDKNYSVDVNGQSINPREVFLKTLDPIVDLKEKDDAVLLRVKVEGLRAGNPSLYTYEMIALKDRENDITAMARATANTISVVAQMVASGEIQKRGVCPPEQIVPGDSYIEAMAKRDVHITEAVTEK
- a CDS encoding thiamine pyrophosphate-dependent enzyme, whose amino-acid sequence is MTKRYQKTMTGGEAVVECMQIEGVEHVFTVPGESFLAVLDALEHQTSIRLIANRHEGGAGFMGEGYAKASGKPGVVMATRGVGAANASIAMHTAYQDSTPLVVFLGQVQRDFRGREGFQEVDFGSNFHEMAKWTTEITDAQRVPELVQKAFRVAQTGRPGPVLVSLPEDMLKDEALMTFGPAAHKPRPTPSQEEAKKFLELLQQSKRPIVIAGGGVQLSGAEEALRHFAEKYAIPVIAGFRRQDLIDNHHPNYVGHMGLGAARSLVKHFQEADLVIALGTRLSEATSQNYTLLEWEQSLIHVDVDPNTIGMVYAPDLGIVADLKMALEAFTDLPLQQTWENWLQTCKQSFDRIVEKPGDDSIYTSVVETLYNRLPEEALLTNDAGNYATWVNGLFRLKGSNSFIGPANGAMGYGLPAAVGAKLFEPERPVVALCGDGGFMMTIQEIETSIRANVPVICIVFNNQMYGTIRMHQEMHYPEKVIGTDLGKVDFAKMAEAMGANGCNVETGEGFRIALMDALDVETTTVIDVKCDDEPYVAYRKTIDDMRKAFRS
- a CDS encoding DUF3870 domain-containing protein; this encodes MATEHTCFIAGHAKLPEGMAAKSVFDSLTITAEVDRKHGVILEASCTLATDHGRQYIHDLLKGISLKTDVAEAEALIARQYKGKATNALLAAILDLHRQYETMQEGNDVT
- a CDS encoding leucyl aminopeptidase codes for the protein MLAVEKKWSKKSRDQVLVVGVSEDDEGLPEELEKGSKSMLTALNRQWTDGTIATKKAKVTNMTVLDEGEPLQQLIFVGLGLRSSLTLAGLKEAFGTAVKAVHEHKAARVGVLLDTFRDKADSFGDEVVTQALSDAVLTAPYRFDIYKTKKEEQQNFTYTIYVQSGESEAVRAGIHQGRAFGQGVNLARTLVNLPANDLPPVALAEEAEAIANRHEKISAEILDINELRSLGMHALLAVNRGSEQPAQMIILRYQGEETWEHPLALVGKGITFDSGGYSIKPGHGMKTMKSDMGGAGAVLGAFEAIGHMQPRKNVMAIIPATENLINGSAMKPGDVLQTFDGQTIEVNNTDAEGRLILADGVAYARHLGADKIVDISTLTGACVVALGDVMTGALSNDDALYEVFEKSAEEIGEAVWRFPTHPRYEEMVRSSDVADLNNSPGREAGTITAGLFIGAFIHETPWIHLDVAGTAYVERETPLGPKGGTGVMVRTLATLARQSNF